A window from Rhizosphaericola mali encodes these proteins:
- a CDS encoding carboxymuconolactone decarboxylase family protein: MAEITNETLVKLLETVKVSGYEASENAQTLIDVEARYLKDLKINVGNVINNTQYLNKKEAALLALATAINEKSDVLKKGFTELAKENGATAEELAEVVAATSLMNANNVFYRFRHFVNKDSYNSMPAGIKMSIMMNPVLGKEFFELLSLAVSSLNGCEMCVTSHEASVRQHGGSEQRIFEAVKLVAIIRSFVVVLS, translated from the coding sequence ATGGCTGAAATAACAAATGAAACACTTGTGAAATTATTGGAAACTGTAAAAGTTTCTGGTTATGAAGCATCTGAAAATGCGCAAACATTGATCGACGTGGAAGCGCGTTATTTGAAAGATTTGAAAATAAATGTGGGTAATGTTATTAACAACACCCAATATTTAAATAAGAAAGAAGCGGCTTTATTGGCGTTAGCAACAGCTATCAACGAAAAGTCTGATGTCTTGAAAAAAGGATTTACAGAATTAGCCAAAGAAAATGGTGCTACAGCAGAGGAATTAGCGGAAGTAGTTGCAGCAACTTCTTTAATGAATGCTAATAATGTATTTTATCGTTTCCGTCACTTCGTAAATAAAGATTCATACAACTCTATGCCTGCTGGTATCAAGATGAGTATTATGATGAATCCTGTATTGGGAAAAGAATTTTTTGAACTATTGAGCTTGGCTGTATCTTCTTTAAACGGTTGCGAAATGTGTGTTACATCACACGAAGCATCTGTAAGACAACATGGTGGCTCAGAACAAAGAATATTCGAAGCTGTGAAATTAGTAGCTATTATCAGAAGCTTTGTCGTGGTATTGAGTTAG
- a CDS encoding head GIN domain-containing protein has product MKIVATLSLSALLFASCFNFNGKRVKGNGNIATLTKSVNEFHNVDLSGTFDIYLTQGPTAPVKIEGDDNIISHIKITQTGDKLELGTEDGFKYSTSKSIKVYLTSPQFKSIDVSGAGDIKGTNQLTSNDELSVSTSGAGNIDLDIDAPKFSTDISGAGDIKLKGQIKDGSISISGAGSAHCYDLLTENLTIDISGMGSADVFASKTLNAQISGAGSISYKGTATVTKQVSGMGSIKKAD; this is encoded by the coding sequence ATGAAAATTGTAGCTACGCTTTCATTAAGTGCTCTCTTATTTGCCTCTTGTTTTAATTTCAATGGCAAACGCGTAAAAGGCAACGGTAATATTGCCACTTTAACCAAATCCGTAAATGAGTTTCACAATGTCGATCTTTCTGGCACATTTGATATTTATCTAACACAAGGACCAACTGCTCCCGTGAAAATTGAAGGAGATGACAATATTATCTCTCACATAAAAATCACTCAAACTGGCGACAAACTCGAATTAGGAACTGAGGATGGATTTAAGTACAGCACAAGTAAATCGATTAAAGTGTATCTCACTTCGCCTCAGTTTAAAAGTATTGATGTTTCCGGAGCTGGTGACATTAAAGGAACTAATCAATTAACTAGCAATGATGAATTAAGTGTATCTACTAGTGGCGCAGGCAATATTGATTTGGATATTGATGCTCCCAAATTTAGTACGGACATTTCTGGAGCTGGTGATATAAAATTAAAAGGACAGATAAAGGATGGATCTATTTCTATTAGTGGTGCAGGAAGTGCGCATTGTTATGATTTATTAACTGAGAATCTGACTATTGACATATCTGGTATGGGTAGTGCGGACGTATTTGCAAGTAAAACGCTAAACGCGCAAATTAGTGGAGCAGGCAGTATTTCTTATAAAGGAACTGCGACGGTTACCAAACAAGTCAGCGGTATGGGCAGTATCAAAAAAGCAGATTAA
- a CDS encoding peroxiredoxin: MSKVLGIGSIFPEFSKTACVEIDVDAPGKEFTTIDNSYIKGKWAVLFWWPKDFTFVCPTEIAEFNNNFDEFDDRDTVLLGASTDSEFVHLAWRRDNENLRDLKFPMIADTSKTLAEELGILAEPEKVAYRATFIIDPDGIIRWVSVNDLNVGRNVQEVVRVLDALQTDELCPCNWKKGEKTLNETLGL; this comes from the coding sequence ATGAGTAAAGTATTAGGTATCGGAAGCATATTTCCAGAATTTTCAAAGACAGCATGTGTAGAAATAGATGTAGATGCTCCAGGTAAAGAATTTACAACTATCGACAACAGCTATATCAAAGGGAAATGGGCTGTATTGTTTTGGTGGCCAAAAGATTTCACATTCGTATGTCCTACTGAAATCGCTGAATTCAACAACAATTTTGATGAATTCGATGACAGAGACACAGTATTGTTAGGTGCTTCTACAGATTCTGAATTTGTACATTTAGCTTGGAGAAGAGACAACGAAAATTTGAGAGATCTTAAATTCCCAATGATCGCTGATACTTCTAAAACTTTAGCTGAAGAATTAGGAATCTTGGCTGAACCAGAAAAAGTTGCTTATCGTGCAACATTTATAATTGATCCAGATGGTATCATCCGTTGGGTAAGTGTAAATGATTTGAACGTAGGTCGTAATGTACAAGAGGTTGTACGTGTATTGGATGCATTGCAAACAGACGAACTTTGTCCTTGTAATTGGAAAAAAGGCGAAAAAACTTTGAATGAAACTTTAGGTTTATAA
- a CDS encoding LemA family protein encodes MKKGLIAFIIIVIIVGGFGCSKYNGLVKEDTQSQTAWANVQSAYQRRADLIPNLVNTVKGEANFEKSTLENVIQARASATQVKVDPTNLTPEKLKEFQDAQGQLSQALGRLLVVTENYPTLRANDAFRGLQAQLEGTENRINVARNDYNTSVQSYNTAVRTFPGNIIAGISGFKAKAPFEADAAAQKAPEVKF; translated from the coding sequence ATGAAAAAAGGATTAATTGCTTTTATTATTATTGTTATTATTGTTGGAGGCTTCGGTTGCTCCAAGTATAATGGTTTGGTAAAAGAAGATACCCAATCTCAAACGGCTTGGGCCAATGTACAGAGTGCTTATCAAAGAAGGGCCGATCTAATCCCAAATCTTGTCAATACAGTAAAAGGCGAAGCAAATTTCGAAAAATCTACTTTGGAAAATGTGATCCAAGCCAGAGCCTCCGCTACGCAAGTAAAAGTAGACCCAACAAATCTTACTCCTGAAAAATTGAAAGAATTTCAAGATGCACAAGGTCAACTTTCTCAAGCATTAGGTAGGCTTTTAGTTGTTACTGAAAATTATCCAACCCTTCGTGCCAATGATGCCTTCCGTGGGCTACAAGCACAATTGGAAGGAACTGAAAACAGAATCAATGTTGCTCGTAATGACTACAATACTTCTGTACAATCTTATAATACAGCAGTACGTACTTTCCCTGGAAATATCATTGCTGGCATTTCTGGATTCAAGGCAAAAGCGCCATTCGAAGCGGATGCTGCAGCTCAAAAAGCTCCAGAAGTTAAATTCTAA